In a single window of the Metopolophium dirhodum isolate CAU chromosome 2, ASM1992520v1, whole genome shotgun sequence genome:
- the LOC132939790 gene encoding cuticle protein 16.5-like, which produces MNAIMKITLAAVAVFASAMMTASAKPTELVPAAAIAPVAVATPYASSFTSHSVAHSVATPVVPAAPYVAAAPYAAAPYVAAAPYVASPYAASPYGASPYGYYPYAAPAYQLTPIAYIYKLYKIKT; this is translated from the exons ACATTAGCCGCCGTTGCAGTTTTCGCGTCCGCCATGATGACCGCTTCTGCCAAACCAACTGAACTCGTGCCCGCCGCCGCCATCGCTCCAGTGGCCGTTGCTACGCCATACGCTAGCTCGTTCACGTCACACAGCGTGGCCCACAGCGTAGCCACCCCGGTCGTACCGGCCGCTCCGTACGTGGCCGCCGCTCCATACGCCGCGGCACCA TACGTCGCCGCGGCTCCTTACGTGGCCTCTCCTTACGCCGCGTCGCCATACGGGGCCTCTCCTTACGGTTACTACCCGTACGCCGCTCCAGCTTACCAGCTTACCCCTATAGcctatatatataagttatataaaattaaaacatga
- the LOC132939980 gene encoding uncharacterized protein LOC132939980 gives MGEYMPHGGFKWYDGDLDRSLELLDVMTDKSNVGRIYEVDIAYPDNLHDKHNDLPFLPQNTVPPGSKVNKLMATLERKERYIVHYRNLKQAIANGLIVGKVHRVLEFQQSAWLADYINLNTEMRKKASNEFELGFIPTSNA, from the exons ATGGGGGAATACATGCCCCACGGAGGGTTCAAGTGGTATGATGGTGATTTAGATCGCTCTCTAGAGCTGCTGGACGTTATGACTGATAAATCCAACGTTGGGCGTATCTACGAGGTTGATATCGCTTACCCCGACAACCTACATGACAAGCACAACGATCTCCCCTTCTTACCTCAGAATACCGTACCCCCAGGCTCAAAAGTGAATAAACTAATGGCCACGTTGGAAAGGAAAGAACGGTATATAGTTCACTATAGGAATTTAAAGCAGGCCATTGCTAATGGATTGATAGTGGgaaaa gttcACAGGGTGTTGGAATTTCAACAGTCTGCGTGGTTGGCCGattatataaatctaaacaCCGAGATGAGGAAAAAGGCCAGCAACGAATTTGAACTCGGTTTCATACCCACGTCGAATGCGTAA
- the LOC132938943 gene encoding LOW QUALITY PROTEIN: uncharacterized protein LOC132938943 (The sequence of the model RefSeq protein was modified relative to this genomic sequence to represent the inferred CDS: inserted 1 base in 1 codon) produces MNTYDFCTLCLAQTLAAVAVFASAMMTASAKPTELVPAAAIAPVAVATPYASSFTSHSVAHSVATPVVPAAPYVAAAPYAAAPXAPYVASPYAAALYVAAAPYVASPYAASPYGASPYGYYPYAAPAYQLTPIAYIYKLYKIKT; encoded by the exons ATGAACACTTATGATTTTTGTACTTTGTGTTTGGCGCAGACATTAGCCGCCGTTGCAGTTTTCGCGTCCGCCATGATGACCGCTTCTGCCAAACCAACTGAACTCGTGCCCGCCGCCGCCATCGCTCCAGTGGCCGTTGCTACGCCATACGCTAGCTCGTTCACGTCACACAGCGTGGCCCACAGCGTAGCCACCCCGGTCGTACCGGCCGCTCCGTACGTGGCCGCCGCTCCATACGCCGCGGCAC ATGCACCATACGTCGCTTCGCCTTACGCGGCCGCACTTTACGTCGCCGCGGCTCCTTACGTGGCCTCTCCTTACGCCGCGTCGCCATACGGGGCCTCTCCTTACGGTTACTACCCGTACGCCGCTCCAGCTTACCAGCTTACCCCTATAGcctatatatataagttatataaaattaaaacatga
- the LOC132938944 gene encoding putative nuclease HARBI1, whose product MNYENYLATGERFQRLHYHFRLGATTIGIIVDSVCSAIWKLLSPIYLPSPKKDDWIKIANDFYEIWNFPNCIGAIDGKHISIICPPGAGSEYYNYKGFHSIVLQAVVDAHAKFIVIDVGDYGRSSDSGIFKESQFGKQLFQNKLDLPAPKKINQNINEDFPFVFVGDEAYPLLPNLMRPFPRRNLTNEKRIYNYRQSRARRIVECAFGIMVKRFNVLENKMLVGPEKATKITQAVCVLHNLIMTREANFVEVHNQIENSNDQMGIRNTTNIVDHNRCSTAAIELRNKFMDYFNSENGSVPWQDQYLV is encoded by the exons ATGAATTACGAAAA CTATCTGGCGACTGGTGAACGTTTTCAACGTCTTCACTACCATTTCCGTTTGGGAGCTACAACTATTGGAATAATTGTCGATTCTGTATGTTCAGCGATATGGAAATTACTATCACCTATCTACTTACCATCGCCAAAAAAAGATGATTGGATTAAAATAGCAaacgatttttatgaaatatggaACTTTCCAAACTGCATTGGTGCAATTGATGGTAaacatatttctattatatGCCCTCCGGGGGCTGGATCGGAGTATTACAATTACAAGGGGTTTCATTCAATTGTACTGCAAGCAGTAGTCGATGCTCACGCTAAGTTTATTGTGATAGATGTTGGAGATTATGGTCGGTCTAGTGATAGTGGGATTTTCAAAGAATCTCAATTtggtaaacaattatttcaaaataaattagatttgcCAGCacccaaaaaaattaatcaaaatattaatgaagATTTCCCCTTTGTATTTGTTGGCGATGAGGCTTACCCACTATTACCTAATTTGATGAGACCTTTCCCTCGTAGAAAtttaacaaacgaaaaacgtaTATACAATTATCGACAATCCCGTGCGAGAAGAATAGTTGAATGTGCATTTGGAATTATGGTAAAAAGGTTTaatgtattagaaaataaaatgctAGTCGGCCCTGAAAAAGCTACAAAAATAACTCAGGCAGTTTGTGTACTTCACAATTTAATTATGACTAGAGAAGCTAACTTTGTTGAAGTTcataatcaaattgaaaatagtaATGATCAAATGGGGATTAGAAACACTACAAACATTGTTGATCATAATAGATGTTCTACAGCAGCTATTGAACTACGAAATAAATTTATGGACTACTTCAATTCAGAAAATGGCTCAGTCCCTTGGCAAGAccaatatttagtataa